A region of the Candoia aspera isolate rCanAsp1 chromosome 15, rCanAsp1.hap2, whole genome shotgun sequence genome:
CCAAAAAATAATTAGAAGCGCCACagttttacttacttatttacttactttgcAGGTTACGCTACCCCAGCTGCCCCTCAGGCTTATAGCCAGCCTGTCCAAGGGTATGGCACTGCTGCTTATGATACAACAACTGCCACAGTTACTACCACACAGGCTTCTTATGCAGCCCCATCTGCTTACGGCGCCCAGCCTGCCTATCCTACCTACGGGCAGCAGCCAACAAATACGACTCCTGCAAGGTAAAATGCAGATTTGGGTGAATTAAAAAAAGTTGTACCCTGCTTCTGTTATGCTTTTTCCTTGGTTTGCAAACGCTCAGCCGAATCATTTCCTTCCTGTTCTCCAATCTTCCCTGCCCCGTCTCCATTAATGCATAAGTGAAACGGCTTGCATAAAGTTCACTCTTGTGTTGTGGAAAGGTactctgggtttttaaaaaagtagtttgTCTTGGTGATTGGTACAGATCATGATCTCAGAATAAGGCCAGTTATTAATAGCTACAGAGGTGCCTCCCCACAACACACGCGCAGAATAAGAGTTACAATATTGATGGTTGTTCTCTGGAGTAAATGTTTTCTGTCTTAAGCAGCAGAAAGTAGATATTAAAAGGTTATGTTTGAAATTGACAAACCAGAACAAGAGGCAGTATATTTTAACGACTGCATTATGTAAGAGAAAAGTGCTTTTTACAGTGTGTTGCATAATGTTTGTGCAATTGCTGGTTTCTCACCTGAAAAGCTGGGAGAAGGCGTTGTGTAAACTATGCTTTTGTTTCTTGATTTCCTGTTTAGACCCCAGGATGGCAGCAAGCCTTCAGAGACTAGCCAAGCTCAGTCTAGTTCAACAGGCTACAGTCAACCAAGCCTAGGATATGGACAGAGTAACTACAGTTACCAGGTTCCTGGAAGTTACCCAATGCAGCCAGTGACTGCACCTCCATCCTATCCACCAAGCAGGTGAGCATTCACACATTCTGAGATTGTCTTCTCTCTGTATTTGGACTCCGCTGGATGAAATGTGCTATGACTGGATGACATTTTACAGCTGTCTTTTCCCTTTGGTGACACAAAAGTTAAATCTCTTGGCATCCCAGACCATGCCTTGGATAGTGATTTCCTGGATAATGACCACAATACTGGGCTTGCATGGCATGCTAGTTCAAAACCAAACattaaaggaggaggaaggagtaataggtatgtttgttgccttgagttatttataaaaataataaaggtggggtaaaaaaataaataatacaacaacaacaaaactgtgGAGCATAGGAGAAGTGGTTCTTTATATACCCCGACTCCCAtcccccctcctcctattttcctcacaatgacaaccctgtgaggtgagttgggctgagagagagggactggcccaaggtcacccagctggcttttgtgcctaaggtgggactagaactcacagcctcttggtttctagcccgttgccttaaccacgagaccaaactggctttttaacTTCAAGGGAAACAATCTTGTGAAAGTTTCACTTGTGAATTGTGTTGGTCTGGTTAGAGAAAAATCAATCTTTAGCAAGGACagattttaagggaaaaaatggagtAACATTACACAGACTGTAGCAGTGACCAGTGATCAGTATTGTTTGAATTTGCCATATCGCTGATGGCAAGCTGCTAATAACATACATCTTTTAAATGTGAACATGCATCAAACCCAGATCTTTTTCTGATAGGGCTGTCAGTGTATGAAGAGCAGCTGACTGCTCTCCTGGGCTAGACCAGCTTTAAAGTTCcccttaaaaactttttttttaaccagtggCTGTTTTCCTGTCCTTTGACATGTCTTTTCAGCTACTCCTCTTCTCAACCAAGTAGTTACGATCAGAGCACTTACTCCCAGCAGAGCAGCTACGGGCAGCAGAGCAGCTACGGGCAGCAGAGCAGCTACGGGCAGCAAAGCAGCTACGGGCAGCAGCCCCCCACCAGCTACCCACCTCCCACTGGGTCCTACAGCCAGGCTCCAAGCCAGTACAGCCAGCAGAGCAGCAGCTACGGGCAGCCAAGTAAGTTCTGCAGCCCCCTCCCCCCGATTTCAGTCCAAGGTCCCCATTTGTGGCATATTCTTTCAGCTGGGCCTGATTCTGAATGTGTTGTTCTTCTGTAAGAGTTTCTGCTTTCTTGTCAGATCCAACTTTGAATCTCTGCTTGCGTTTCTATTCAGCCTTTAATTTTTAGGCTTGTTGCAAACCATTGATAGAAAAACATAAAGCTAGGTTTCTGGTAGAGGTTTGGTCTCAGTGATCCAGCAAACTCTCTGTTCGCTTGAGTTTCTGCTCCTTGGAGGAGCCAGAAAAGCCGTCTCTGTTTTGTTTGAACTTCGTCACCGCAGTAGCGAGGGGATGCTTATTTAATTGGATTGTTGAAGATGACAGTAGGACAGGGCAAAGCTTGAGCGTAAAGGCAGCTGATAGAATTTGCAGGTTCTTCCCTCGCTGATGCTCTACGTGCTCAGGGCTGTATTGCTGGTTTGTCGGTGACTGCAGCATCCTTCCTTAATGCTGTGTGAATTGCTCCTTAGGTTCATTCCGCCAAGACCATCCCAGCAACATGGGTGTGTATGGCCAAGACTCTGGAGGCTTTTCAGGCCCAGGAGAAAGCCGGAGCTTGAGCGGCCCTGAAAACAGGGGCAGGGGAAGAGGGGGATTTGATCGTGGAGGCGTGAGCAGAGGTGGGCGGGGAGGAGGCGGCCGCGGCGGAATGGGGTAAGAGcaaatcttttcttccttcctctcattAATTTGATTTTACCCTGTAGGGTGTGCGGCAGAAAGAAGGGCTGAAAGATGTCAGAGCAAATGACTTTTCCATGGAGGATATGTTATTAATAGCAAGTAGCTATACTACTAATTAATCCATGGAACAATCTTGTTAAGGGGAATAGGGGCAGGATGTATTTTCCCTGCAGTGGCTGGAGCTGGGTCATGAGAGGGTTCTGGGTGTTCAAATTAATGAAACTTTCAGCTCCCTTCCACACTTAACAGAGGGGATATCCTCTGAGGGTTGAACAGTCCTTGGGTcgaacacacacaccccttccaaGAGATCTGCATGTCGTTCCTTTGCTCCTCGCTGGTTTTTGCTGTTTCAGGTATACACAGAGGTGTCCGCTGCTTTCTGTAAAGCCTTTTCTTGTTCTAGCTGTGTTTGCTCTTGGCAGTAGCTCCTTGAGCTAGTGGCAGAGCTGCGTGGATGGGTCAACTCCTTTCCGAAGCCCCACAGCCCTGGGGCGGCCATTGCCTGCGTGCAGGTTTTGGCAAGAACGCCCAACAGTGCCCTTGACTGGGCAGGAGCCGAGAAACGAGACTCGGAGTTCTGGGTGCAGCTCCCCCATGGAGCTTTCAGGAGTCCTAAATCGGTTTGGCCATTTTAAATGATGGCGGAATCTGATTTGGGAAGCTTGTTCCATCAGTTCTTGTTttccatgattgattgatttaaggTAAAGACATGGTGGTTGATTGAGGGCCTTGATAACTGAAGGTGCTGTTGTGTGTGTTCCACCCATGTATGCCGTGCTATGCAGAGGGTTCGCTTGGCAAACAGATTGGAttaagggaaggggaaagaaaagggtTCCATCTGTTACCACTCCTAAGGCGGACGCATCTCTCCAACTCCATTAGGGCTGATGCTTTGGATAAACAAAAGAGCCACTCTGCATAGTTGAAACACCGATGAATCCAGATGGGTTgaaatctttattgcagtcattcaCCTGCTTTTATGACTTCAAAACATGTTCCGTTAATGACCAAACCTTTTAACATACTGAAGAATAACCCTTTCAGATTGGCTTGAATGGAAAAGGGCTCCGTAGTTTTATATAAAGATTTCATCTGTTAGGTGTTCCTAGATGTGTTTAAAATAGATTTAGACACTTGAAATGGCTATCACCACATCTCCCTcgtccccctccccttccctttaaAACTTAAACTCATCTCTAGCCCTTTTTGATTCAGGGCGTCCAGGTGTCTTCAGATTCATACATGTGCCCAAAACTCCATTTAAATTGAGCATTGGAGGGGAGGGGGTTGCCTTTGCCATTGGCAGTAGAGAAATTGCACCCCAAAGCTGGCTCCGTGATGTCAGCCCAGAGTTGGGGCTCGGGTGCTGGGTCCTTCGGTTATGGTGTGGTGATGCATTTCAGTATCTGTCCTGCAGGTAAGGAGCCCGATGTTCTTAACGTGATGCCCTTTTTCATTGcctcaatatttttatattttcactgGCTGTTAAACATGGAAACTTTTTAACATGCTTTGTCGCATTTATATGCTACAGGTTACAAAGTGAGAGCCTTGTATACACTTCAGTACTTAAAAAGTACCCGTACTCAATACTCAGCCGGCAGCATAATGAAAAGTGGGACTAGACACGGTGTCCatatggagaggaaaaaaaatatatacatagaaTATTTTTAACCAAATGTGTTCATTGTATAAATGGAAACCTTCTGTAACTTTGGTAACTGCATATAGTATTTCATGTTTGGTAATTAAACTAGAGGGGAGGTGTAATAACTTTAGAATTGTGTAAAATTAAAGTGTAAACATCTgttaaaaaagggaagaattaCATATATGGTATATACTTTGGGAACAAAGAAAAGCTGCATGCATCAGCTTGAAATTGTGTTTATTAAATCTTTTATGGGTTAAAGATGCAATACTTGCTAACGGTTAATTGttcttctccctccttttttaaatccatgttcttttaccttttttttaaaagaccccACTACATAAATGGGGCTCTGTTTGCCCACAAATTGTATTTCATGATTCTGCCCTGCACTAAAAACACGGATTCCGATCTGCACTGACTTGTGATACCCAAAGTTGCATCCTCAGACCTTGGAATTTGGTGTATTCTGTAAGACCTCCTTTCACAGAGACTGTTAAATCCAGTAGAGACCTGAATGTATGGTTTAATGACTGTCATCTGAATTGTGTTCTAGGGTTtgctgtgttttttcttttcttttttctttttgaactgtTAATGTTAAAGATTCTCCATCCAGGAATTTGGCTTATTCTCCCTCTTGCAAGAGGCTGAGGATGCAATTTTATGTACACAAAACAAGGGGGGAGTTGACAAGAGAACTGtcctggtgtgtatgtgtgtataagtatttaaaaaaaaaaaaaaaagaatggaaaaatccATTTCCACTTCCCGTAGCCAAGTATTGCATTGTTAATGCCATTAGCCATGGAACAGTCCCGCTGCCAAAGTGTGGTGTCCAGCCCCAGGcaaacaaaggtgttacgtgtgtaAAGGAGATTTGAACAAGCTGCCCTGAAGAAAGGCCTAGTGAcgagatgacagacagacagacagatgcattGTTTGGATATGTTAGCCAGTGCCCTTCTCCCAGTGAGCCCCAGAGGCTCCAGGCGGTACTGGCTTTTTAAAGGGAAAGGCCTTCATTTCTTCGTTTATCCCCCCAGCAGCGCTGGAGAGCGAGGTGGCTTCAATAAGCCTGGTGGTAAGTTTTTGAGCATTACAATGGGAtcgtgtttaaaaaaaaatgcagccagaagattaaaaaaaaataacatatttgTTAGTTTCATAAGCGGTTAAAATGCCATATGCAACAGAACTTTAATGGGTACTGCCGGCAATGCCTTTGGGTCTATAAGGTTTTAATCTATGGTTACAGAACAAAGGGTAAAACAAAGGGTGATGAGGTGTTGAGAGAAACTAATTGGGGAAGGAATCACTTTCAGAGGCTTTGGCGTTTTAATAAGTAACCTTGGTAAACTTGGAACACTGACCCAAGAAAGCCCCTTGAACCAAGTGTAATATCAGGTGATGGTTTAGAAGGCTGCTAAAAACTGCAAGCCACAAAAGCATAAAGGGTGTGCATTGCAAATTTTTTTGCAGTGCGGTCAATTTGAGTTTTAACCCATGCCATCTAATAGCGGTTGTAAATAGGTAGTTGTGTGTTTTGTCGGTAGCATAGCTTGCAAGGCGTGCACTAACAATGGCTTCTGTGATTTCTTTTCCCCTGGACAACAGGACACATGGATGAAGGGCCAGATCTCGATTTAGGTAACTTTAAGTCACTGCTTAAAATAATTATAAGAGATTCCTGTACCGTTTGTTACCCTCAGCAAACCAGCCATCTCTCCCATCTGCATCCATTTGTCCTTTGTGAAATGAGAAGGCAGCATTTTGACAAACGAGGTGAAAACTTGTTGAAGCCCGGGATTGATTGATCAGGCTGTGACTGGCCCTGCCGTTTTGGTGAAAAGCAGTTCAAGGTCTCTCTTAGAGGGCCTGCACAAAACCCCAGCTCCTCTGTGTCTTTGTATGTTTACTTGCTCTACATTCTTGCACATGGCTTATGCTCTGCTGGCTGAAGCTAGATGAAGTGGCCTTCTTGAGGCCAAGGGTTCCTGAGGGTTGACTGAACTTGGCAATCAACTGTTATGACTCTGATGGTCTCCTTGTGTCGCCTCTCTGGTATATGTAAATCAGGGTGCAACTTTAATGTAGCGACCCAGGCTGAATGGTTGATTGGGAGGTTGCCTAGGAAGAGGACCTTGGGACAGGAGGGACTGTTCAGTCGCTTTGAAGACCTCTTGATGACTCAGATGATTGGGGTGATACGTTATTTGTGTCTGCAGGCCCACCTATAGACCTAGATGATGACGTCGATAACAGTTCCGTGTATGTACAGGGGCTGACTGACAATGTGACTCTAGAGGAGCTGACTGACTTCTTCAAACAGTGTGGTATTGTCAAGGTGAATACTGGCATGATCCATCAGCTATTCGATGCCACTTCTTGTGACTTGGAGGCAttgcgggggggcggggggggagtcTGTGCAGAAAAGTCCTGGCTTCATGTGGTTATCAGTTTCCCAAATTATTTTCATGATCCAGGATCATTTTCTGTTAAGGATTTTTAAATGCAATGAATGTTGTGACCCCTAAATAGATGCAGGGCACAGAACAAGTCAGATTTGGCTGCAATAATAATACCTATTTCTGGACCTTTTGCTTAAACAATTCAGTGATTGGAGCTTGTGGTGGTGTGGTGTGTGTGCTAGGATAGGTGTGCAAACTGTTCTAAGCTCAATGTGTTTCAAAATTAAAGTGTTCTGCACGCACCTGACATCAGTCAGTTGCCTTAATTTGCAACTTAAATTTTCAGCgctgtgaaaaaaatatttttcccattcCCCAGATGAATAAAAGAACTGGACAGCCTATGATAACAATCTACCTTGACAAAGATACTGGGAAGCCAAAAGGAGATGCAACTGTGTGCTATGATGACCCACCAACTGCCAAAGCAGCTGTAGAATGGCTTGATGGTGAGTTAATTTCAACATGCATGTCAATATTAAGGGCTTAGTCAACTTTTGTAGAGGTTTGGCTTAAGGTGCGTATGGTCAGCAAGCTTTGGCTATGCTTCGATTGCTGCAAAAGTGCAGTCTGATGAGTGAATAATTCAACCTTGAACAAAAGGCTATTTTGCCCTTACAGTTACAGAGAGAAACGGGGGGAGATGCCTGCTGAAACCTCAGAAGTGGCTAAATGAACATAATGCAGTTGAGAGCTGCCTGCCCCCCTCTGTTGAGTTTAGCTATGCAAAGTCTAGAGGTGGTTTCTTCCTCCTCAGGGAAGGCTTGGGAACTTCTGGACTGTGTCAATTAGAAGGAGGTCCGTTCCTTTCCCTAATGTTTTCAGCCATCCCTGTTTTTTCTCAGTTGGGAGGAAGACACAGGGTGGCTCTTGCCAGTTCAGCCATTATACACCTTCCCCCATCAGAAAGCTTGCTGACGTTCTTCAGGCTAGCCTTGCATTAATGTTGCAGCTCTTGCTGACTGATGGCACTTCCATCCTAGCAATTATGCTGTTGGGGAATTGAGGCCAGCCCCTGGACTGTTCCTAATTCCTCTTCCCTGCACGAAGGGCCTGACAAGCCTTTCTTAATTTGAATAGCTCAGGCCTAGTTACCGGCTGTCGGTGTTGCTAGCACAGCATTGACGGTTTGATGACCAAGAGCATCTCCTTTGTTTCAGGGAAAGACTTCCAAGGCAGCAAACTCAAGGTTTCCATGACTCGGAAGAAGCTGCCTCTGAACAGCATGCGAGGAGGAATGCTGCCACGTGAGCCTCGTGGCATGCCTCCCCCCCTCCGTGGAGGTAACCTTGGGGCACGGGGCATGCTGTCACACGAAAGTGCAAGAGGACACACCATGCGATGCAGCCAGGGGTCCTTGGACTCACAAGGCATTGTCTTTCAGGTCCGGGAGGCCCAGGAGGTCCTGGAGGTCCAATGGGTCGCATGGGAAGCCGAGGTGGTGACAGGGGCGGTGGCTTTGCCCCAAGAGGGCCACGTGGATCCAGAGGAAACCCTTCTGGTGGAGGAAATGTCCAGCATCGGGCTGGAGACTGGCAGTGCCCCAACCCGTAAGTCGCGTGCTTCGCCTTTCCCTTCCGCCCAAGGACAGGAACATCCCTGTGGCTCCTGCCTGGTCTTGAAAACGGCCAAGAATAAAGCGGGGCCCCTCTTTCGGGATAATTAGTCACTGGGCGTTGTGTTCGTCACCCAGACTTTGGTGTGCCTGCCCACCTGGGCAGAATATAATCCATTTTCCTGCCTTGCCTGCATAAGTTCCTAACTGCCCTCCTGCTTTCCTAGAAAAGCAAAGACGGTATTCTCCGCAGTGGTTGCGTGGAAGAGGAGGGGTGCTGTTCCACTCCTCGCTCTTGCTTGAGAATATATGGGGGTTTGGTGGCCTCAGTCTGACCGGGCCTCCCCGCAAcgtgttctcctcctcctcctaatggAACACTGGTCCTTCCTAGGGGCTGTGGAAACCAGAACTTTGCCTGGAGAACAGAGTGCAATCAATGCAAGGCTCCGAAGCCTGAAGGCTTCCTCCCACCACCCTTCCCGCCACCAGGTACGTCCCTCTTGTCCGCGAGCTGGGGCGGGAGTCGGAATATTTGACACTGATCTCTGCTTATGTGATATTCACAAGGTCCTGGATTCTTGCTTGGAAAACCGCTGCCACTTAGAGGGCTCATATACGGGACAAATAGTGGTAAGGGTATTGCACAGGTGGTATATTTTTCCTTCGTTTGTGTATACGCTTCTGGAACAGTAAATGAGGAGTTGATGCCACACAGGGCACACTAGTACAGTAACTGCTGTTGGTACTTGGAAGCGCTGCCCGTGGACGCATGTTCTTGCGGAAGTTGAGGTGGAGAGGAAGCCGGTCTGTCATTGGTGAGGTTGCTCCCGCAAAACCTGTGCCAGGTTCTGTGGGGCTGGGGTAGGGGAAGCTCTGGAAGAGGCTCCGCATCTTCCCATCTCTCGTGGAGCGTGTTGAGGCAAGCAGCTTGTGTGTGTGGTTTCTGATTACTTAAATCCCTTATagcagccagctatgctggctggggaattctgggcgttgaagtccacacttcttcaagttgccacggttgagaaacactgccttatagaATGAGTAGCTCCTGATAGGAGTAGTGTTAGAGGCCAGCATTGGAACCTGGGTGATCTTCCAATATTGCAACTTCTAGACCCAGCCTTGCTGGTGGGTTGGGATCATCTTCGGAGGGACATTGAGGCCTCCCTCCCTTTTGTACCACAGTAGGAGTCTGTTCAGGCAGCTACATGCTGTTCCCATCACATCCCTCTGTGTTTGCCAGCTGCCTGCAAAGGACTGATAGggctgaagaaattaaaagggcatttttaaagcaggCAGCCCCTTTCCCATTGCCgcctttttctgctttctctccTCAAATCTCCTTTGCCAGACTCTCTCGCTTTCCAGCCCAGCATGCCCTGGGGAAAGTATTGTGACCCATCAGGGGTCTGTCTTGACTGAatcacctttgttgttgtttttccccctgCTCACCGCAGCTCAGGTCCTCTCATTTTGGAACACACAGTCTAAGCAGTGAGAAAGCATCACAGTATCCATTAAAACCAGTTTTTATCTTCCTAGAGAATCCGTCCATCATTGGAGGGGTGTCACTTTGCAGGGCAAGAATCTAGGCAGCTTAGTTGCTACTCGGTTGGGCTAGCCAAGTCTCCTGTGTCAGCTCCCCTGCCTCTGAACCCTCTAAAACCCAGTATGCCCACCCAGGAGCCCGTTGAGGAAAACTGGATGTGTGTTTATTTCCAGTAACTGCTGCCCTAAGTACTAGATTTTGGGCTGGGCATCCGCAAGGTCAGCTGAATAGTCTGGTAGCGGATGGTGGAGTGTTGGCGCTCTTCTTTTGGGGCTTCATGCTGCTCCTTTGATCTGCCCAGGCCCAGAGAGGAGCCAGCCCTGGCTCAGCCTGCATGTAACCTGCCCCCCACTGCGGCCCTTGCCACTTCGCCAAAAAGTCCTCACTGTGCACTGTGATGAAGATGTCTGCAGCCAGTTTGCTTCCTCTGTCCCTGGACAAGCAGAACAAACCGTCTCCTTGCCCTGAAAATGGGGACCTCTGCCACATTGATGGATGTCATGAGCTGTGACAGAAAACAGCCCATATGCTGATCTTGATTTTGAGGCTCTGCAGACCACAGTTTCTGCTGCAGTTGAAAACAACAAATATCAGCCTTATTGTAGAttagtgtttttcagacttggccaccttaagatgtgtggacttcaactcccagaattccctagccagcgattgctggctgaggaattctgggagttgaagtccacacatcttaaagtggccaagtctgaaaaacactgttttagattaTCAAGATGTATTAGGAAAACCTTCACTGATCCTTTACCACCAACAGCACCATGCAAATCCCCTGGCTTCAGTGTGCCCCCTGGAAGCCAGTCTCGCAGCCTCTCATTCAGAGCAGGTCAAAGGGTGACAGTGCCCAAGCTCAGGTCCGTGCTTGCTCTGGATACACCGGAAGCACGAGAACAGCGCAGATATCGGGTGTTTGGGCAGCGGGGATTGTGTGCGCAGCTCTGTCCGCCCCACCACTTCTGTCCTGTTGACAGAGGAAGGGACGGGAGCTGCATTTCGGGGAGCAGGGGGGCTCTGGGGCGATGGGTTAAAATGCACCCGCGTTTTTGTGGTTTCCTGTGTAGCTCGACCCGTGTGCTGCAGCTAGCCGAGCCCGCCGTCTGCGCTCCCGAGACGGCCGCCTGAGCATCGCCTGCCTCGGGTGGCTGTTCTCTTCAATGAGTGCGCTGTCTTTCTGTGCTAGGTGGCGATCGCGGCAGGGGCGGCCCCAGTGGCATGAGAGGAGGCCGAGGGGGGCTCATGGACCGTGGTGGCCCCGGAGGGATGTTTCGCGGC
Encoded here:
- the EWSR1 gene encoding RNA-binding protein EWS isoform X9; translated protein: MASTDYSTYSQAAAQQGYTAYAAQPTQGYAQTTQQAYGQQSYGTYGQPTDVSYTQAQTTATYGQTAYASSYGQPPTGYATPAAPQAYSQPVQGYGTAAYDTTTATVTTTQASYAAPSAYGAQPAYPTYGQQPTNTTPARPQDGSKPSETSQAQSSSTGYSQPSLGYGQSNYSYQVPGSYPMQPVTAPPSYPPSSYSSSQPSSYDQSTYSQQSSYGQQSSYGQQSSYGQQSSYGQQPPTSYPPPTGSYSQAPSQYSQQSSSYGQPRHMDEGPDLDLGPPIDLDDDVDNSSVYVQGLTDNVTLEELTDFFKQCGIVKMNKRTGQPMITIYLDKDTGKPKGDATVCYDDPPTAKAAVEWLDGKDFQGSKLKVSMTRKKLPLNSMRGGMLPREPRGMPPPLRGGPGGPGGPGGPMGRMGSRGGDRGGGFAPRGPRGSRGNPSGGGNVQHRAGDWQCPNPGCGNQNFAWRTECNQCKAPKPEGFLPPPFPPPGPGFLLGKPLPLRGLIYGTNSGGDRGRGGPSGMRGGRGGLMDRGGPGGMFRGGRGGDRGGFRGGRGMDRGGFGGGRRGGPGGPPGPLMEQIGGRGSRRGGPGKMDKGEHRQDRRDRPY
- the EWSR1 gene encoding RNA-binding protein EWS isoform X2; translation: MASTDYSTYSQAAAQQGYTAYAAQPTQGYAQTTQAYGQQSYGTYGQPTDVSYTQAQTTATYGQTAYASSYGQPPTGYATPAAPQAYSQPVQGYGTAAYDTTTATVTTTQASYAAPSAYGAQPAYPTYGQQPTNTTPARPQDGSKPSETSQAQSSSTGYSQPSLGYGQSNYSYQVPGSYPMQPVTAPPSYPPSSYSSSQPSSYDQSTYSQQSSYGQQSSYGQQSSYGQQSSYGQQPPTSYPPPTGSYSQAPSQYSQQSSSYGQPSSFRQDHPSNMGVYGQDSGGFSGPGESRSLSGPENRGRGRGGFDRGGVSRGGRGGGGRGGMGSAGERGGFNKPGGHMDEGPDLDLGPPIDLDDDVDNSSVYVQGLTDNVTLEELTDFFKQCGIVKMNKRTGQPMITIYLDKDTGKPKGDATVCYDDPPTAKAAVEWLDGKDFQGSKLKVSMTRKKLPLNSMRGGMLPREPRGMPPPLRGGPGGPGGPGGPMGRMGSRGGDRGGGFAPRGPRGSRGNPSGGGNVQHRAGDWQCPNPGCGNQNFAWRTECNQCKAPKPEGFLPPPFPPPGPGFLLGKPLPLRGLIYGTNSGGDRGRGGPSGMRGGRGGLMDRGGPGGMFRGGRGGDRGGFRGGRGMDRGGFGGGRRGGPGGPPGPLMEQIGGRGSRRGGPGKMDKGEHRQDRRDRPY
- the EWSR1 gene encoding RNA-binding protein EWS isoform X6; this encodes MASTDYSTYSQAAAQQGYTAYAAQPTQGYAQTTQAYGQQSYGTYGQPTDVSYTQAQTTATYGQTAYASSYGQPPTGYATPAAPQAYSQPVQGYGTAAYDTTTATVTTTQASYAAPSAYGAQPAYPTYGQQPTNTTPARPQDGSKPSETSQAQSSSTGYSQPSLGYGQSNYSYQVPGSYPMQPVTAPPSYPPSSYSSSQPSSYDQSTYSQQSSYGQQSSYGQQSSYGQQSSYGQQPPTSYPPPTGSYSQAPSQYSQQSSSYGQPSSFRQDHPSNMGVYGQDSGGFSGPGESRSLSGPENRGRGRGGFDRGGVSRGGRGGGGRGGMGSAGERGGFNKPGGHMDEGPDLDLGPPIDLDDDVDNSSVYVQGLTDNVTLEELTDFFKQCGIVKMNKRTGQPMITIYLDKDTGKPKGDATVCYDDPPTAKAAVEWLDGKDFQGSKLKVSMTRKKLPLNSMRGGMLPREPRGMPPPLRGGPGGPGGPGGPMGRMGSRGGDRGGGFAPRGPRGSRGNPSGGGNVQHRAGDWQCPNPGCGNQNFAWRTECNQCKAPKPEGFLPPPFPPPGGDRGRGGPSGMRGGRGGLMDRGGPGGMFRGGRGGDRGGFRGGRGMDRGGFGGGRRGGPGGPPGPLMEQIGGRGSRRGGPGKMDKGEHRQDRRDRPY
- the EWSR1 gene encoding RNA-binding protein EWS isoform X8, which encodes MASTDYSTYSQAAAQQGYTAYAAQPTQGYAQTTQAYGQQSYGTYGQPTDVSYTQAQTTATYGQTAYASSYGQPPTGYATPAAPQAYSQPVQGYGTAAYDTTTATVTTTQASYAAPSAYGAQPAYPTYGQQPTNTTPARPQDGSKPSETSQAQSSSTGYSQPSLGYGQSNYSYQVPGSYPMQPVTAPPSYPPSSYSSSQPSSYDQSTYSQQSSYGQQSSYGQQSSYGQQSSYGQQPPTSYPPPTGSYSQAPSQYSQQSSSYGQPSSFRQDHPSNMGVYGQDSGGFSGPGESRSLSGPENRGRGRGGFDRGGVSRGGRGGGGRGGMGAGERGGFNKPGGHMDEGPDLDLGPPIDLDDDVDNSSVYVQGLTDNVTLEELTDFFKQCGIVKMNKRTGQPMITIYLDKDTGKPKGDATVCYDDPPTAKAAVEWLDGKDFQGSKLKVSMTRKKLPLNSMRGGMLPREPRGMPPPLRGGPGGPGGPGGPMGRMGSRGGDRGGGFAPRGPRGSRGNPSGGGNVQHRAGDWQCPNPGCGNQNFAWRTECNQCKAPKPEGFLPPPFPPPGGDRGRGGPSGMRGGRGGLMDRGGPGGMFRGGRGGDRGGFRGGRGMDRGGFGGGRRGGPGGPPGPLMEQIGGRGSRRGGPGKMDKGEHRQDRRDRPY
- the EWSR1 gene encoding RNA-binding protein EWS isoform X5, with amino-acid sequence MASTDYSTYSQAAAQQGYTAYAAQPTQGYAQTTQQAYGQQSYGTYGQPTDVSYTQAQTTATYGQTAYASSYGQPPTGYATPAAPQAYSQPVQGYGTAAYDTTTATVTTTQASYAAPSAYGAQPAYPTYGQQPTNTTPARPQDGSKPSETSQAQSSSTGYSQPSLGYGQSNYSYQVPGSYPMQPVTAPPSYPPSSYSSSQPSSYDQSTYSQQSSYGQQSSYGQQSSYGQQSSYGQQPPTSYPPPTGSYSQAPSQYSQQSSSYGQPSSFRQDHPSNMGVYGQDSGGFSGPGESRSLSGPENRGRGRGGFDRGGVSRGGRGGGGRGGMGSAGERGGFNKPGGHMDEGPDLDLGPPIDLDDDVDNSSVYVQGLTDNVTLEELTDFFKQCGIVKMNKRTGQPMITIYLDKDTGKPKGDATVCYDDPPTAKAAVEWLDGKDFQGSKLKVSMTRKKLPLNSMRGGMLPREPRGMPPPLRGGPGGPGGPGGPMGRMGSRGGDRGGGFAPRGPRGSRGNPSGGGNVQHRAGDWQCPNPGCGNQNFAWRTECNQCKAPKPEGFLPPPFPPPGGDRGRGGPSGMRGGRGGLMDRGGPGGMFRGGRGGDRGGFRGGRGMDRGGFGGGRRGGPGGPPGPLMEQIGGRGSRRGGPGKMDKGEHRQDRRDRPY
- the EWSR1 gene encoding RNA-binding protein EWS isoform X1 translates to MASTDYSTYSQAAAQQGYTAYAAQPTQGYAQTTQQAYGQQSYGTYGQPTDVSYTQAQTTATYGQTAYASSYGQPPTGYATPAAPQAYSQPVQGYGTAAYDTTTATVTTTQASYAAPSAYGAQPAYPTYGQQPTNTTPARPQDGSKPSETSQAQSSSTGYSQPSLGYGQSNYSYQVPGSYPMQPVTAPPSYPPSSYSSSQPSSYDQSTYSQQSSYGQQSSYGQQSSYGQQSSYGQQPPTSYPPPTGSYSQAPSQYSQQSSSYGQPSSFRQDHPSNMGVYGQDSGGFSGPGESRSLSGPENRGRGRGGFDRGGVSRGGRGGGGRGGMGSAGERGGFNKPGGHMDEGPDLDLGPPIDLDDDVDNSSVYVQGLTDNVTLEELTDFFKQCGIVKMNKRTGQPMITIYLDKDTGKPKGDATVCYDDPPTAKAAVEWLDGKDFQGSKLKVSMTRKKLPLNSMRGGMLPREPRGMPPPLRGGPGGPGGPGGPMGRMGSRGGDRGGGFAPRGPRGSRGNPSGGGNVQHRAGDWQCPNPGCGNQNFAWRTECNQCKAPKPEGFLPPPFPPPGPGFLLGKPLPLRGLIYGTNSGGDRGRGGPSGMRGGRGGLMDRGGPGGMFRGGRGGDRGGFRGGRGMDRGGFGGGRRGGPGGPPGPLMEQIGGRGSRRGGPGKMDKGEHRQDRRDRPY